In Myxococcus stipitatus, the following are encoded in one genomic region:
- a CDS encoding siderophore ABC transporter substrate-binding protein yields MVLAVVGLGVACQRSAEPAPASGAAPVADAPTAKGRTVRHAQGSTVVPLHPQRVVVFDLVALDILQALGVEVFAVAGDQFPGHLAAFADPKYPRMGTLFEPNYEALHAAHPDLIITGGRSSAKYANLSRIAPTVDLPMGGVDYLDTVVANTELLAGIFGKEEKARALVTDLRASIAKLKETAASRGTGLVVLVTGGRISAYGPGSRFGLIHGDFGVPVAAAGLSASLHGEVIGSEFIREKNPDWLFVIDRDAGMGQSGGARQVLDNELVHQTAAWKKGQVVYLDPMNAYLIGGGIQAVDRLRGQVAEFYAAKAP; encoded by the coding sequence ATGGTGCTGGCCGTCGTGGGCCTTGGCGTGGCGTGCCAGCGTTCTGCGGAGCCAGCGCCGGCCTCGGGGGCCGCGCCCGTGGCCGACGCGCCCACGGCGAAGGGGCGCACTGTCAGGCATGCCCAGGGGAGCACGGTGGTTCCGCTGCATCCCCAGCGCGTCGTCGTCTTCGACCTGGTGGCGTTGGATATCCTCCAGGCGTTGGGCGTGGAGGTCTTCGCTGTCGCGGGGGACCAGTTCCCCGGCCACCTCGCTGCGTTCGCGGACCCCAAGTACCCGCGCATGGGGACGTTGTTCGAGCCCAACTACGAGGCCCTGCACGCCGCGCATCCGGACCTCATCATCACGGGGGGCCGCTCCAGCGCGAAGTACGCGAACCTGTCCCGCATCGCGCCCACCGTCGACCTGCCCATGGGTGGGGTGGACTACCTGGACACGGTGGTCGCCAACACGGAGCTGCTGGCGGGCATCTTTGGCAAGGAGGAGAAGGCGCGTGCGCTGGTGACGGACCTGCGTGCCTCCATCGCGAAGCTGAAGGAGACGGCGGCGAGCCGAGGGACCGGGCTGGTGGTGCTCGTCACCGGAGGACGTATCAGCGCCTATGGCCCGGGGTCGCGCTTCGGCCTCATCCACGGAGACTTCGGCGTGCCGGTGGCCGCCGCGGGGCTCAGCGCGTCCCTGCACGGTGAGGTCATCGGCTCGGAGTTCATCCGCGAGAAGAACCCGGACTGGCTGTTCGTGATTGATAGGGACGCGGGCATGGGGCAGTCGGGTGGGGCGCGGCAGGTGCTCGACAACGAGCTGGTCCATCAGACGGCCGCGTGGAAGAAGGGGCAGGTCGTCTACCTGGACCCGATGAACGCGTACCTCATCGGGGGTGGCATCCAGGCGGTGGACCGGCTGCGAGGGCAGGTCGCGGAGTTCTACGCCGCGAAGGCTCCCTAG
- a CDS encoding ABC transporter permease, translating to MIRLAAAVAVIALLAVVSVFIGVGDVSWHALVSPGPDEQALQVLLISRVPRLLAVLLVGTSLGVAGLILQMLARNRFVEPATVGAADSAGLGLLVVTMWMPQLPVLGKMFVAAAFSLAGTALFLLILRRIPLRSVLIVPLVGLVLGSVFDSVTTFFAYRFDLLQSVNAWKTGDFSHVLRGRYELLWVTFGLTCCAYFAADRFTVAGMGESFTTNLGMRYSRIMALGLLIVSLITGLVVVTVGMIPFLGLLVPNLVSMFLGDNTRRSLPWVAVGGAGFVLLCDVLGRVVRFPYEIPGATIAGVAGSVLFLSLLMRRDARVG from the coding sequence GTGATTCGACTCGCCGCCGCCGTTGCCGTCATCGCCCTGCTGGCCGTGGTCAGCGTGTTCATTGGTGTGGGCGACGTGTCGTGGCACGCGTTGGTGTCGCCGGGGCCGGACGAGCAGGCCCTCCAAGTGCTGCTCATCAGCCGCGTTCCCCGGCTGCTGGCCGTCTTGCTGGTGGGCACGTCGCTGGGAGTGGCGGGGCTCATCCTCCAGATGCTCGCGCGCAACCGCTTCGTGGAGCCCGCGACGGTGGGGGCGGCCGACTCGGCGGGTCTGGGGTTGTTGGTCGTCACGATGTGGATGCCGCAGCTCCCCGTGCTGGGGAAGATGTTCGTCGCGGCGGCGTTCTCGCTGGCGGGCACGGCGCTGTTCCTGCTCATCCTGCGGCGCATTCCGCTGCGCTCGGTGCTCATCGTCCCGCTGGTGGGGTTGGTGCTGGGCAGTGTCTTCGACTCGGTGACGACGTTCTTCGCGTACCGGTTTGATCTGCTCCAGTCGGTCAACGCCTGGAAGACGGGCGACTTCTCCCATGTGCTGCGTGGGCGCTACGAGTTGCTGTGGGTGACGTTCGGGCTCACGTGCTGCGCGTACTTCGCGGCGGACCGCTTCACGGTGGCGGGGATGGGGGAGTCCTTCACGACGAACCTGGGGATGCGTTACTCGCGCATCATGGCGTTGGGGCTGCTCATCGTCTCGCTCATCACGGGGTTGGTGGTCGTCACGGTGGGGATGATTCCTTTCCTGGGGCTGCTGGTGCCCAACCTCGTCAGCATGTTCCTGGGTGACAACACGCGGCGCTCCTTGCCGTGGGTGGCGGTGGGGGGGGCGGGCTTCGTGTTGCTGTGTGATGTCCTGGGCCGGGTGGTGCGCTTCCCCTATGAAATCCCGGGAGCAACCATCGCGGGAGTCGCTGGCAGCGTGCTCTTCCTGAGCCTCCTGATGCGGAGGGACGCCCGTGTTGGCTGA
- a CDS encoding iron chelate uptake ABC transporter family permease subunit: protein MLAETLVVPRRPERTLLILGAVAVACAGLFMLVNVGGDWAFVLPFRGRKLATALLVGYSIAVSTVLFQTVTGNRVLTPAILGFDNLYVLIQTCLLFFLGTGVVAGLDPRLRFGVEVLVMVAFSGLLYWGLFGSGQRGVERVLLTGVVLGVLFKSLSSFLQRLIDPNEFIFLQDRFFASFNQPDEDLLLIAFVLTLGVSVVGWRMLRTLDVLVLGRETAINLGVNHQRTVAGVLVLVAILVSVSSALVGPVTFFGLLVSSLAHAFVRTYRHVLVLPAAALIAGVSLVAGQFVLEQFFAFNTNPRVIIDFVGGLVFISMLLRRTQG, encoded by the coding sequence GTGTTGGCTGAGACGCTGGTGGTGCCGAGGCGGCCCGAGCGCACGTTGCTCATCTTGGGGGCCGTGGCGGTGGCGTGCGCGGGGCTGTTCATGCTCGTCAACGTGGGAGGGGACTGGGCGTTTGTCCTCCCGTTCCGGGGGCGCAAGCTGGCGACGGCGCTGTTGGTGGGCTACTCCATCGCGGTCTCCACGGTGCTCTTCCAGACGGTGACGGGCAACCGGGTGCTGACGCCCGCCATCCTGGGGTTCGACAACCTCTACGTGCTCATCCAGACGTGCCTGCTCTTCTTCCTGGGCACTGGAGTGGTGGCGGGGTTGGACCCGCGGCTCCGGTTCGGCGTGGAGGTGCTGGTCATGGTGGCCTTCTCGGGGCTCCTCTACTGGGGCTTGTTCGGGAGCGGGCAGCGCGGCGTGGAGCGGGTGCTCCTGACGGGCGTGGTGTTGGGTGTGTTGTTCAAGAGCCTGTCGTCGTTCCTTCAGCGGCTCATCGACCCCAACGAGTTCATCTTCCTCCAGGACCGGTTCTTCGCGAGCTTCAACCAGCCGGACGAGGACCTGCTGCTCATCGCCTTTGTCCTGACGTTGGGGGTGTCGGTGGTGGGGTGGCGGATGTTGAGGACGCTGGATGTGTTGGTGTTGGGGCGTGAGACGGCCATCAACCTGGGGGTGAATCACCAGCGGACGGTGGCGGGGGTGTTGGTGTTGGTGGCCATCCTCGTGTCCGTGTCGAGCGCGCTGGTGGGGCCGGTGACCTTCTTCGGCTTGTTGGTGTCCAGCCTGGCGCATGCGTTCGTGCGCACTTACCGGCATGTGCTCGTGTTGCCCGCGGCGGCGCTCATCGCCGGAGTGTCGCTGGTCGCGGGACAGTTCGTGTTGGAGCAGTTCTTCGCGTTCAACACCAACCCGCGCGTCATCATCGACTTCGTGGGAGGGCTGGTGTTCATCTCGATGTTGTTGAGGAGGACCCAGGGATGA
- a CDS encoding ABC transporter ATP-binding protein, with translation MIEAASVTKRYGATVVVDEVSLRFPVGGITSIIGPNGAGKSTLLSMVSRVSPMSSGSVQVDGLDILTTPGEVLARKLAILRQDNHITARLTVRELVTFGRYPHSKGRPTVKDREHVERAIQHMGLGALTERLLDELSGGQRQRAFVAMVLCQDTDHVLLDEPLNGLDLKHAVSMMKQLRTAADTLGKSIVLVLHDLNFASCYSDHLIAMRDGKVLFQGRPEEIMRPEVLRAVYDLDIDIQQIDGDWIATHYR, from the coding sequence ATGATTGAGGCCGCGAGTGTCACCAAGCGCTATGGCGCCACGGTGGTCGTGGATGAGGTGTCCCTGAGGTTCCCCGTGGGAGGCATCACCTCCATCATCGGGCCGAACGGCGCGGGCAAGTCGACGCTGCTGTCGATGGTCAGCCGGGTGTCGCCGATGTCCTCGGGTTCCGTGCAGGTGGATGGGTTGGACATCCTCACCACGCCGGGAGAGGTGCTGGCACGGAAGTTGGCGATTCTTCGCCAGGACAATCACATCACCGCGCGGCTGACGGTGCGGGAGTTGGTGACGTTTGGCCGCTATCCGCACTCGAAGGGGCGGCCCACGGTGAAGGACCGGGAGCACGTGGAGCGAGCCATCCAGCACATGGGGTTGGGGGCGCTCACGGAGCGGCTCCTGGACGAGCTGTCCGGAGGCCAGCGCCAGCGGGCCTTCGTGGCGATGGTGCTCTGTCAGGACACGGACCATGTCCTGTTGGATGAGCCGCTCAACGGATTGGATTTGAAGCACGCGGTGTCGATGATGAAGCAGTTGCGCACGGCGGCGGACACGCTGGGCAAGAGCATCGTGCTGGTGTTGCACGACCTGAATTTCGCGTCGTGCTACTCGGACCATCTCATCGCGATGCGCGATGGAAAGGTCCTGTTCCAGGGGCGGCCGGAGGAGATCATGCGGCCAGAGGTGCTCCGCGCCGTGTACGATCTGGACATCGACATCCAGCAGATTGACGGCGACTGGATTGCCACGCACTACCGCTGA
- a CDS encoding acetyltransferase gives MKQQPKLFLAVVALGFLGIAAPVQAAEKTTYPVVFAHGLGGFDDILGYDYWGDDYGTFVGDPCDGFLETSCNGDLDRGQRTFAAAVQPVQDSDVRGLDLANDIEGYLASVGSSYVNLVGHSQGGIDVRKAARVLRERKGYTVVKTVVSVSSPHRGSPVAKYILDLRPGITSVLDALFRFYGDVVYAPGNDGYAAVKALIYNDADPNDGKVTGNKAFNVAYPVSANYASHYASLVTAQSGASVNPALFLLKEFIFDIDGDGACADDCDNDGAAGKGDGVRNDQDDDGLVGINSQQMGYRLRYTERLGLLDTISQDTSMGYVGNLNAPSALQMTSMSSVINQDHVDVIGIGPDTFDEMEFYAAIIDYIAKND, from the coding sequence ATGAAGCAACAGCCGAAGCTGTTCCTCGCAGTCGTGGCCTTGGGGTTTCTGGGTATCGCCGCGCCGGTCCAGGCGGCGGAGAAGACGACGTATCCCGTGGTGTTCGCGCACGGGCTCGGGGGGTTCGACGACATCCTGGGGTACGACTACTGGGGCGACGACTACGGCACGTTCGTGGGGGACCCGTGTGACGGGTTCCTGGAGACGTCGTGCAACGGGGACCTGGACCGTGGGCAGCGCACGTTCGCCGCGGCGGTGCAGCCGGTGCAGGACTCCGACGTGCGCGGGTTGGACCTGGCCAACGACATCGAGGGGTACCTGGCGTCCGTGGGTTCGTCGTATGTGAATCTGGTGGGCCACTCGCAGGGCGGCATCGACGTGCGCAAGGCGGCGCGGGTGCTGCGCGAGCGCAAGGGCTACACGGTGGTGAAGACGGTGGTGAGCGTGTCCTCGCCGCACCGGGGCTCTCCGGTGGCCAAGTACATCCTGGACCTGCGCCCGGGAATCACCAGCGTGTTGGATGCGCTGTTCCGCTTCTACGGCGACGTCGTCTACGCGCCGGGCAATGACGGCTACGCGGCGGTGAAGGCGCTCATCTACAACGACGCGGACCCGAACGACGGCAAGGTGACGGGCAACAAGGCGTTCAATGTGGCGTATCCGGTCAGCGCCAACTACGCGTCCCACTACGCGTCGCTGGTGACGGCGCAGAGCGGGGCCAGCGTGAATCCGGCGCTGTTCCTGTTGAAGGAGTTCATCTTCGACATCGACGGGGATGGCGCGTGCGCGGACGACTGCGACAACGACGGCGCGGCCGGCAAGGGCGACGGCGTCCGCAATGACCAGGATGACGACGGGCTGGTGGGCATCAACTCGCAGCAGATGGGCTACCGGCTGCGGTACACGGAGCGCCTGGGCCTGCTGGATACCATCTCTCAGGACACGTCGATGGGCTACGTGGGCAACCTCAACGCGCCCAGCGCGCTGCAGATGACCTCCATGTCCAGCGTCATCAACCAGGACCACGTGGATGTGATTGGCATCGGGCCGGACACGTTCGACGAGATGGAGTTCTACGCGGCCATCATCGACTACATCGCGAAGAACGACTGA
- a CDS encoding glycogen/starch/alpha-glucan phosphorylase, which produces MASPAPSSQQPRSATPSSSDDGGRTGSDASSMRRSFLDHVRYSRGKNYETSTAHDRFMALSLAVRDRLADRWVRTARTYYEKDAKRAYYLSAEYLLGRALGNNLLNLGMYEAAAEAMREVGVDLTNLLEMEPDAGLGNGGLGRLAACFLDSLATLGYPGMGYGIRYEFGIFTQDIVDGYQVERADEWLKFGNPWEIVRPEKAVPVRFFGRVEHHQGPDGKPIARWVGGKTVVGVPYDTPIAGYHNDTVNTLRLWQARASEEFDLLLFNAGDYERSVVEKNDSEVISKVLYPNDAFQAGKELRLKQQYFFVACSIADIVRRYLKNHTDFREFPKKAAIQLNDTHPAIGVAELMRVLVDEKRLAWDEAWSITQAVFGYTNHTLLAEAMEKWPATLFERLLPRHLEIIYEINQRFLRQVQIRYPYDQEKLRRMSLVEEGQEKKIRMAHLAVVGSHSINGVAALHTDLLRRDVLPDFASMFPERFNNKTNGVTPRRWLAWCNPRLSKLITSRIGAGWATDLDKLRDLEPHAEDPAFRKAFREVKRANKEDLSRHIRDLRPVTLNPDAIFDVQIKRLHEYKRQLLNAIHIVTLWMRARRDSNTIVHPRAFIFGAKAAPGYHLAKLTIRLINGIAEVVNSDAGTTGLQVVFAPNYRVSLAERIIPAADVSEQISTAGMEASGTGNMKLMLNGALTLGTLDGANVEIREAVGDENFFLFGLTADEVIARKRAGYRPRDEYNQHLELREALDLIASGFFSPEDRALYKPLVDSLLEEDRYLVLADFPSYAAQQEQVVRAYQDTEAWTRKCIINVARAGIFSSDRTIKQYAEEIWRIQQTPVEP; this is translated from the coding sequence ATGGCCTCTCCCGCTCCTTCTTCCCAGCAGCCGCGGTCCGCCACGCCCAGCTCGAGCGACGACGGTGGTCGCACCGGAAGCGACGCGTCCTCCATGCGCCGTTCCTTCCTGGACCACGTGCGCTACTCGCGCGGGAAGAACTACGAGACGTCCACCGCGCATGACCGCTTCATGGCCCTGTCCCTGGCCGTCCGAGACAGGCTCGCCGACCGCTGGGTGCGCACCGCTCGCACCTATTACGAGAAGGACGCCAAGCGCGCCTACTACCTGTCGGCGGAGTACCTGTTGGGTCGGGCGCTGGGAAACAACCTGTTGAATCTGGGCATGTACGAGGCCGCCGCCGAGGCCATGCGCGAGGTGGGCGTAGACCTCACCAATCTGTTGGAGATGGAGCCGGACGCGGGCCTGGGCAACGGCGGCCTGGGGCGGCTGGCGGCGTGCTTCCTGGATTCGCTGGCCACGCTCGGCTACCCCGGCATGGGGTACGGCATCCGTTATGAGTTCGGCATCTTCACGCAGGACATCGTGGACGGCTACCAGGTGGAGCGCGCCGACGAGTGGCTCAAGTTCGGCAACCCCTGGGAAATCGTCCGGCCGGAGAAGGCCGTGCCGGTGCGCTTCTTCGGGCGCGTGGAGCACCACCAGGGCCCGGACGGCAAGCCCATTGCCCGGTGGGTGGGCGGCAAGACGGTGGTGGGTGTTCCCTATGACACGCCCATCGCGGGCTACCACAACGACACCGTCAACACGCTGCGGCTGTGGCAGGCGCGTGCGTCCGAGGAGTTCGACCTGCTGCTCTTCAACGCGGGCGACTACGAGCGCTCCGTGGTGGAGAAGAACGACTCGGAGGTCATCTCCAAGGTCCTCTACCCCAACGACGCGTTCCAGGCGGGCAAGGAGCTGCGGCTCAAGCAGCAGTACTTCTTCGTCGCCTGCTCCATCGCGGACATCGTCCGGCGCTACCTGAAGAACCACACGGACTTCAGGGAGTTCCCCAAGAAGGCCGCCATCCAGCTCAATGACACACATCCGGCCATCGGCGTGGCGGAGCTGATGCGGGTGCTGGTGGACGAGAAGCGGCTGGCCTGGGACGAGGCGTGGTCGATTACGCAGGCGGTGTTCGGATACACCAACCACACGCTCCTGGCGGAGGCGATGGAGAAGTGGCCGGCGACGCTGTTCGAGCGGCTGCTGCCCCGGCACCTGGAAATCATCTACGAAATCAACCAGCGCTTCCTGCGGCAGGTGCAGATTCGCTACCCCTATGACCAGGAGAAGCTGCGGCGGATGAGCCTGGTGGAGGAGGGCCAGGAGAAGAAGATTCGCATGGCGCACCTGGCGGTGGTGGGCAGCCACAGCATCAACGGCGTGGCCGCGCTGCACACGGACCTCTTGCGCCGGGACGTGCTGCCGGACTTCGCGTCCATGTTCCCGGAGCGGTTCAACAACAAGACCAACGGCGTGACACCGCGCCGGTGGCTGGCGTGGTGCAACCCGCGTCTGTCCAAGCTGATTACGTCGCGCATCGGCGCGGGCTGGGCCACGGACCTGGACAAGCTGCGCGATTTGGAGCCGCACGCGGAGGACCCCGCGTTCCGCAAGGCGTTCCGCGAGGTGAAGCGCGCGAACAAGGAGGACCTGTCGCGGCACATCCGGGACTTGCGCCCGGTGACGCTCAACCCGGACGCCATCTTCGACGTCCAGATAAAGCGCCTGCACGAGTACAAGCGGCAGCTGCTCAACGCCATCCACATCGTCACGCTGTGGATGCGGGCGCGGCGTGACTCGAACACCATCGTCCACCCGAGGGCGTTCATCTTCGGCGCCAAGGCGGCGCCGGGCTACCACCTGGCGAAGCTGACCATCCGGCTCATCAATGGCATCGCCGAGGTGGTCAACAGCGACGCGGGGACGACGGGCCTCCAGGTGGTGTTCGCCCCCAACTATCGGGTGAGCCTCGCGGAGCGAATCATCCCCGCCGCCGACGTGTCCGAGCAGATTTCGACGGCCGGCATGGAGGCGTCCGGCACGGGCAACATGAAGCTGATGCTCAACGGCGCGCTGACGTTGGGCACGCTGGACGGCGCCAACGTGGAGATTCGCGAGGCGGTGGGGGACGAGAACTTCTTCCTCTTCGGCCTCACCGCGGACGAGGTCATCGCCCGCAAGCGCGCCGGCTACCGGCCGCGGGACGAGTACAACCAGCACCTGGAGTTGCGCGAGGCGCTGGACCTCATCGCCTCCGGCTTCTTCTCCCCGGAGGACCGCGCCCTCTACAAGCCCCTGGTGGACAGCCTGCTGGAGGAGGACCGCTACCTGGTGCTGGCGGACTTCCCGTCCTACGCCGCCCAGCAGGAGCAGGTCGTCCGCGCCTACCAGGACACCGAGGCGTGGACGCGCAAGTGCATCATCAACGTGGCGCGCGCCGGTATCTTCTCCTCGGACCGCACCATCAAGCAGTACGCCGAGGAGATCTGGCGCATCCAGCAGACGCCGGTGGAGCCGTAG
- a CDS encoding TIGR02265 family protein — MAFAKNDLDQRLALVRPDDTVRGLIFNAVLLLAEKQLGPDMASRLREPIFKRSPVDFFSYPAVDAIRLLYSTSEALARAGRYGTQEEAVRACGAAAVTGFFSSTVGQTLTRLIGKGDPKRLLSNAPTAYSTLVSYGRRDYNVVTERHVRLSFHGDMQPVQFHEGVLQEALKAIQCKGSVVGTPHGYFAADYDIVWE, encoded by the coding sequence ATGGCCTTTGCGAAGAATGACCTGGACCAGCGGCTCGCGCTGGTGCGGCCGGATGACACGGTCCGCGGCCTCATCTTCAACGCGGTATTGTTGCTGGCGGAGAAGCAGCTCGGGCCGGACATGGCCTCGCGGCTGCGCGAGCCGATATTCAAGCGCTCACCGGTGGACTTCTTCTCCTACCCCGCGGTGGATGCCATCCGGTTGCTCTACTCCACGTCGGAGGCGCTCGCGAGGGCCGGGCGCTACGGCACGCAGGAGGAGGCCGTCCGGGCGTGTGGCGCCGCCGCCGTCACCGGCTTCTTCTCCTCCACGGTGGGCCAGACGCTGACGCGGCTGATTGGCAAGGGGGACCCCAAGCGCCTGTTGTCCAACGCGCCCACCGCGTACTCCACGCTCGTGAGCTACGGCCGCCGGGATTACAACGTCGTGACGGAGCGCCACGTGCGCCTGTCCTTCCACGGGGACATGCAGCCGGTGCAGTTCCACGAGGGCGTGTTGCAGGAGGCGCTCAAGGCCATCCAGTGCAAGGGCTCCGTCGTGGGCACCCCTCACGGCTACTTCGCCGCGGACTACGACATCGTCTGGGAGTAG
- a CDS encoding LysR family transcriptional regulator encodes MAGRDLFESLKTFVEVARAGSLAGAARVLRRAPSAVSRELGALEARLGTELVQRTTRRLQLTAAGERYLTHARGILESLDEAERDLTEHGVPRGVLRVSAPLVFGQWVLVPWVEAFLRAHAEVSVELVLEDALVDLMQGGVDVAVRIAPRLESSSLMHRRLGLQPYVLCASPAYLRERGTPRRARDLSGHEVLVPMRGPSARPLELLHAGRTQEVRLARSRFRSNSLPALHLAARHGLGIASLPEYLVAPELESGALTRVLAPLRPTPRHISAVYLRRAAMPAHVRAFLDFIAARAARSFPARE; translated from the coding sequence ATGGCGGGAAGAGACCTCTTCGAGTCCCTGAAGACCTTCGTGGAAGTCGCGCGCGCGGGCAGCCTGGCGGGCGCGGCGCGGGTGCTGCGGCGAGCGCCCTCCGCCGTGAGCCGGGAGCTGGGGGCGCTGGAGGCCCGACTGGGGACGGAGCTGGTGCAGCGCACGACCCGCCGGCTCCAGCTCACCGCCGCGGGCGAGCGCTACCTGACACACGCACGCGGCATCCTCGAGTCACTGGACGAGGCGGAGCGAGACCTCACCGAGCACGGCGTGCCTCGCGGTGTGCTGCGGGTCTCCGCGCCCCTCGTCTTCGGCCAATGGGTCCTGGTGCCCTGGGTGGAGGCCTTCCTTCGCGCACACGCCGAGGTCAGCGTGGAGCTGGTGCTCGAGGACGCGCTGGTGGACCTGATGCAGGGAGGCGTGGACGTGGCGGTGCGAATCGCTCCGCGCCTCGAGTCGAGCTCCCTGATGCACAGGCGGCTGGGCCTCCAGCCCTACGTCCTGTGCGCGAGCCCGGCCTACTTGCGCGAGCGAGGCACGCCTCGGCGTGCCCGGGACTTGAGCGGGCATGAGGTGCTGGTGCCGATGCGAGGCCCCTCGGCGCGGCCGCTGGAGTTGCTCCACGCCGGGCGCACGCAGGAGGTCCGCCTGGCCCGGAGCCGCTTTCGCAGCAACAGCCTGCCCGCGCTCCACCTCGCCGCGCGGCATGGGCTGGGGATTGCGTCGCTGCCCGAGTACCTCGTGGCGCCCGAGCTGGAGTCCGGCGCGCTGACGCGGGTGCTGGCACCCCTCAGGCCGACGCCTCGCCACATCTCCGCGGTCTACCTGCGCCGGGCCGCCATGCCCGCGCACGTGCGAGCCTTCCTGGACTTCATCGCGGCCCGGGCGGCCCGGTCCTTCCCGGCGCGCGAATGA
- a CDS encoding DoxX family membrane protein, whose protein sequence is MKPQMQDAATAPRDLTPSRFQWEDRHLAHGVLRLVLGLNIAVHGGVRVGAPGAFADTLAQGFTGTVLPDWSVRAFALGLPFVELGIGLGILLGLRLRASLVAGGLVIAMLTFGESLRQQWSTVGLQLSYALAYFVLLLRAADARFTVDGWLSSSRPGAR, encoded by the coding sequence GTGAAGCCCCAGATGCAGGACGCAGCCACGGCCCCGAGAGACCTCACCCCGAGCCGATTCCAGTGGGAGGACCGCCACCTCGCGCACGGCGTGCTGCGCCTGGTGCTCGGTCTGAACATCGCCGTGCATGGTGGGGTCCGGGTGGGGGCTCCCGGCGCCTTCGCGGACACCTTGGCGCAGGGCTTCACAGGCACGGTCCTTCCCGACTGGAGCGTGCGGGCCTTCGCCCTCGGCCTGCCCTTCGTCGAGTTGGGAATAGGGCTGGGCATCCTGCTCGGCCTGCGGCTGCGCGCAAGCCTGGTCGCGGGCGGCCTTGTCATCGCGATGCTGACCTTTGGCGAGTCCCTGCGGCAGCAGTGGAGCACCGTGGGCCTCCAGCTCAGCTACGCACTCGCCTATTTCGTCCTCCTGCTGCGCGCGGCCGATGCCCGCTTCACCGTCGACGGCTGGCTTTCCTCATCCCGCCCCGGCGCACGCTGA
- a CDS encoding polysaccharide deacetylase family protein gives MSLSRREFVTHAVAGAAVATTATAATPPMPAPPKRPRREERWPNGARLAISISMQFEAGAQPARGASGPFPPIDARYPDLPTATWYEYGDKEGIPRLLEVFERQGVKVTSHMVGAAVDKNPGLAREIVQRGHEAAAHGQTWTPQFSMTREEERASYEANIQSILRATGTRPVGFNAFWMRGTPHTLPLLQELGFVYHIDDVSRDEPFLIPVAGKPFVVVPYTLGLNDIVLFEERHFSSDQFASELRLEFDALLAEAATRRRMMSISVHDRIGGRPARARVLEDFIAYAKRQPGVWFARKDELARIALDSPLTPREGELATSARP, from the coding sequence ATGTCCTTGTCCCGTCGCGAGTTCGTCACCCACGCCGTGGCTGGCGCCGCCGTCGCCACGACGGCCACCGCCGCAACCCCTCCCATGCCCGCTCCGCCCAAGCGCCCGCGTCGCGAGGAGCGCTGGCCCAACGGCGCGCGTCTGGCCATCTCCATCTCCATGCAGTTCGAGGCGGGCGCGCAGCCGGCGCGAGGCGCCAGCGGCCCATTCCCTCCCATCGACGCGCGCTACCCCGACCTGCCCACCGCCACCTGGTACGAGTACGGCGACAAGGAGGGCATTCCTCGGCTGCTGGAGGTGTTCGAGCGCCAGGGCGTCAAGGTGACGTCACACATGGTGGGCGCGGCGGTGGACAAGAACCCCGGGCTCGCCCGGGAAATCGTCCAGCGGGGCCACGAGGCGGCAGCGCATGGCCAGACGTGGACGCCGCAGTTCTCCATGACGCGTGAAGAGGAGCGCGCCTCCTATGAGGCCAACATCCAGAGCATCCTGCGCGCCACCGGCACGCGGCCCGTGGGCTTCAACGCCTTCTGGATGCGAGGCACACCCCACACGCTGCCCCTGCTCCAGGAGTTGGGCTTCGTCTACCACATCGATGACGTCAGCCGGGACGAGCCCTTCCTCATCCCCGTGGCGGGAAAGCCCTTCGTCGTGGTCCCCTACACGCTGGGCCTCAATGACATCGTCCTCTTCGAGGAGCGCCACTTCAGCTCGGACCAGTTCGCCAGCGAGCTGCGGCTGGAGTTCGACGCGCTCCTCGCCGAGGCCGCCACGCGCCGCCGGATGATGTCCATCAGCGTCCATGACCGCATCGGAGGACGCCCCGCCCGGGCGCGTGTCCTGGAGGACTTCATCGCCTACGCGAAGCGCCAGCCGGGCGTGTGGTTCGCGCGCAAGGATGAGCTGGCGCGCATCGCGCTCGACAGCCCGCTCACTCCGCGCGAGGGGGAACTGGCCACCTCCGCCCGGCCCTGA